GATATGTGTACCAGAGTAATCAAAAGCAGACGCATCAATGTAAATGGTCGTCAGTGCAAACCTGTCAACTCCTTCATAGCAGCAAATGAACATCAAATTAATGAAGTTTGTGGCAGAGGAGGAACTCCACAGGGTGGGGACCTGTTTGAGAGCAACCAACGATTTTTTGTAGTCAAGTGTACATCAAGTGGTGGGATGTATTATCCAAACTGTCAATATTCTGGGAGGAGTTACACTAGTAAGATTGTGTTGCAGTGTGATAGAGGCTGGCCTGTACATTATGTAAGGTAATAACAAATGACAGGCTGAAAAGAACGTCAGAGCTTTACAATGTCTTGCTGATCATTTCTTCAAATCTCCTtttctgtcttttgttgtttttcaagCACAGAAATCAGTGAGTCAATCatgaagccaaaaataaatataatataataataaatacctGACCTCAGTTAGAGTTTAATGTGCAGTGGTTTTAGTTCTTCGCATGTTCTGTAAACATGAAAAGTTTAAAAGCAAACTCTGTCAATGAAGCATAGCTGTGAATATGAAAATTTCTACATGTACTTTAAAACAATCATTGCTTGTTGtgctttaaaaaatcttacaatCTCTAATTATATTTGAgtaaaatcagaaaaaaaagtttttatgtaCCTTTTTGAAGAGAAGCACAAGTTCACCTTAAGCAAAAAGAAATGTACCCCTCTGTTTATGAGACTCTGAAATGAACGAGAATATCTTCACTGTCTCTCATAATTTACCTTGAATGAGCATAATGTTCAAAAATAAGTTTCTTTAAGTTAATGGTATATTCTGCACATCTTCATGCATGTCTCTGTGTCTATCACTCTGTTTCTAAgcattaaaaactttttaatggtagtgaatgAGCAAAAACAGATGAGGTATGAAAGACGCAGATGTTTTTTCTACCTGTCTGTAATGCTCAATAAACCTTCTCTACTACGCCTTAAACTCGTCTGCTTGATTGTCTTGCTTCTCAACAACACCACAATATTGTACAGCAGTGCTGTCGTAGTTGTCACTGTGCAACACTTTTGGGTCCAACGATCTTTTAATATGTTAGGCCATATTACTTGtctgccatttttttattttaatggaaaTGGTTTCTTCTCAGCTTGTGGTCTAAACTTATGTAGGATGTTGCATCAGTATTTtttgtatcttcttttgtgttcaacagaacaaagaaatttatgcaatttatgcaacattcatttttacatggtgtttgaacataattGTGGGTTGGCAGTGAAAACACCTGCAATTGCTGAAAAAGAAGCACCTCAACAAAAGTCAAggatcaagagctcaactaaagcaaacactgatctccatGATGCACTGAAAAAAGTGTACATGCCTTGTTATTACTCAAAAGAACTTTTTGTATTTGTTCTGACACAATAAATGTACTTTTCTAGTATAACGTAAATTAGTTTACTTGACTGGAAGTAAAATGAAGTGTTGTCGATGTAATTTAAACTTTTGCTTCAAAACAAATTACTGACATTATCAAGACTTGGTTTGAGAATTTTATGATCGACGGCCATCTTGTTTTGCTGCAGACGCGTCTGACACAATTCCGTAAAATCGGTGAGTATTTTTTCTATAaataagtttgattttattgttactataatgtacatttaaatgacattaaagtctGCGTTAATGGATTAATGCacattttttatgtacagttcatgtcgttttaaataagattactaaagcaaataatattgccttcttctcacaccatgtgctcctgtgaccatgtgtcagaacaggacgtcccacctttaaatggtaCAAATTCAGTCTCACACCAACACTGCTCAAATGTATCATCTGCAGTAAGAACACATTTCTCCCTCTCATGTAAAGATTCTAATCCACAGTgcaataattaatgacataatttcttCATCTGCCTAACATCGCTTTACTGTAGCCTCGATCTGCACGCTCAGACAAGGGCTGTTTTTATTCCATCTCACAAGACATTCAGACAGTCAGTTAAAATGTGACCTCTCGCTTGATTTGGCCAACTGTATAAAATGATTTATGAATCAAATGTGTATTGGTTGTTTGCCAAGACAGTTTCCATTCGATGGGAACAAAGGCAGATGATGAAGAGTGACTGATGACACAGTAAAGGACAAGTTGGgaaacattattacacattacattattttcacaagtttttttaaagtgcaagccTTTTAAATACAGTGTAGCTCCAATATGaacatattataattaaaaacaaagatCAAAATTAGTCCTTTGTGTCTATTTCATTGCAAAAGGACAGAAACAAACTCCACAAGATCAATGAAGAGGCTAAAGGGCAATATAAACAAAACCAGTGACAAACAACACACAGACCTatataggctacaataatatagGCTAACAGCAAAAGTAATAAAATTCTCAGTGTGGATTTATCATCCCATAATATAAAATTGAAATCATCCAACAATGGCTGATAAAGGGGTTTACTGATATTTGCACCATACTTCATCACTTTTATGATACTTATTTACTTGATAATTGGCGCCATCTGGTATTTCTAAAGCGGCATAATCGTATCCCTCAGGGGGATTACAGGATCATTTGAAAGCATATGCAAAAGGGGAGGGGTATTCTTCTCCACTGTACATTGTGAGTTGCTACGTGAATATAGCAATGAATGataataaatgtacatattggCAACCCTTCAGCTGAACAAGTCAAACTCATAGTGCGCTCAGGCCCAGTTCAGCAGGCTAACAACATTCGTCAAGCCAGTTTAATCGGAGGCGGGTTTACCGTCCACAGAAATTAAGCTTGCGTCATGGCCGTTATTTCTGAAAAGATGTGCCTGTACTCAAAACATAGTTTGAGATCAGCAACTAAATACCAatgaacaacaaataaatgaaagtcATGCTAATCTATGTCTGGAAAGCTCTGGTCCAAATGTATATTCTGCTTTAtcaatgcagaaatgttttctgtAAACACAATTACTGATAAACtcaaaagtcaagggtcaagagcccaactaaagcaaacactgatctccacgatggtgacctcaaactaaacattttcaaacaaacatcaacatctaaaacTCTAATTATCTTCAAACTGGTGTTGTTGAGATGCAAAACAATCAGGCAGACGAGTTTAAGGGTAGTAGAGAAGTTTTATTGAGGATTACAGACGTCTGTAAAAACATCTGCATCTTTCTTCCCTCTTCTGTTTTTGCTCATTCACTACTCCCATTAAAAAAATTTTCAATGCTCAGAAAGTGTTAACAGAGTGATGGACACAGAGACGTGCATGAAGATGTGCAGAATATACCATAAACTAAAAGAAATACTGtagttatttttaacattatactCAACGTAAATGATGAGAGACAGTGAAAATATTCTTGTTCATATCAGAGAGAAGTACATTTCCTTTTAACCTAAGGTGAACTTATGCTGTTAAAAggaaataaattttttattttttttgcttaaTTATGCTTAAGTACATGTATGAATGTATTGTGTTCATGTTCACAGCTGTGCGTCATTAATAGACTTTGACTTTGTTTACAGCACACGTGAAGAACTGGTTAAAAACCACTGACAGCATGTTAACCTCTAAATGAGGACTcactgatttcttttttttttttttgcacttcaAAAACAAAGAATGACTAAAAAGgagaaatgaacaaatgattagAAATATATTGTGAAGCACTGCAAGGCTCTATTAAGCCTGTATTTAGCTTCCATTAGGCTTATATATGCCTTCATCATAATGTACAGGCCAGCCATGTTCACACGCCAACACTATATAACGAGTGTCCTGGACCCCTCTGTATTTACAGTTTGGGTGTGTATCCCCGCTGTGTAATTTGCAGGTGACCACAGAAAAAGGCTTGGTGCTCGCAACCATATTGCGGTACGGTTTTCCTGCTTTTCCACAAACTGCTTTAATATCATTTGAATTTGCTTTTATGAAGGTGTTGATTTTTTTGCAGCCATTTTCAGTTTCACTGTGAATAAAATCTCTATTTCCACGAATTACAGTGTCACACTTCTGCACGGTCATATCAGGATTGTAATGCTGTTTGAGGAATTTTTCATAGCGGGGCTTTATATGTGCTGGTGGTTGTCCGTGAGTGAAGGATGAAACACTCAAGATCAGCAGCAGAATCACAGCAGACTGATGAATCTCCATGACCTGTGAACAATACATACATTAAAACACCTTTACTGACATTTGACTGACTAAAGCAgtttagatgtgattaattaaGAACATACTGAAGAGACCATTCCTTTATTTTTACTTGCACATATCTTAGTTATACTTTACGTTAAACCAGTTGTGCATGTTTTTGTACATAGACCTTTCCAGTCCCTTTGTATTATCTAATAATTCCAGAATAAAGTTCTAAAGTTCTTACCTTGTTGTTCTGGGTAAATGAGTATTTTGTTCCAACAGTTGTCTTCTTTTGCCTGAAGGCTTTAGAGTAAGCAGCTCGGTAATGAACAAACTCCAGAAAATACTGATGAAACTTGCTCCAAACACGAGTTTAGACTTCACTGCTGTCCGTGAGTATCGCTGGAGTTTTTATTGCAAACCTAACGTGATCTTTGAACACTGGCCAGTGCAAACATGCCCTTGGCCAATGTAACTGTTTGACAGGAATTCAATCACTCTTATTtgttatttgcaaatatttaagaGGGAAAGCAATAATGATGTTTCATAGTCGAGTTTCTACCACACCTGAACTCCTTTGGCTGTGTTTTTAAATGATCTAAAATATCCTGTCGTGATGCACACGTTGATTTGATTGTTTTGCTCTAAATCGGTGGTTGTCAGATCAAGTAGCACATATGATCAAACTGAAGTGTCGCTAGCATGTGAATCGTCTGTTTGTGTCTTTCACAGTGAATGTAAGAGTGTGGGCAATTAAGGGTCTAATGATTAGACACACAAAGCAGATCAGAAACGAGATGTAGAAGATGgtaaaataaaaagcacatttcaaatgtttttttgacaCAGTGGTGTGATGTACCACAGTATGAGAACCACTTGCTCTAAGTACACAAAAATTGTCTTTAAACAATTCTGTTCATAAATATTGGTTTATTGATGATTTGTTGATCTAAAAAACCAGAACACCACTACAACCAGTGACAAACAACACAGATCTTAAAAACGTACAAAAATATATCTATCTAATAGAATTTTGTTATATgaacgttctctaaatattcagtgttgattctgggaacattaaaaacgtccagttttcttgatgttagaggaatgtttttataaggtataatgttcctcaaatgttctttcaatttaattttgatttaaaattcaacattctaggaatgttgatttgtaacattccaagaacataaaattgtccagtttccttaatgttagtagaatgttatttaaaggttactttgatgttcctgaaacattctttcaatcattcaaacacctgctgtgaacaaacactgaaagaaagagaaataagaacacaaactacaactttcttcagccacagccttagatgaactgaagataaaagacattaaatctctgaagatctgattaaacaactccacaaacagcattaccagcatcacttattactaaccagactgactttatttctgtcacacatctacagaagatcttattgagaattaacagaggtttagatgatgaagtgttattgaaaatgtttagtttgaggtcaccatcatgTAGATCAGTGTtagctttagttgagctcttgacccttgacttttgttGAGTTGCTTCTTTATCAGCAATTGTAGgcggttttttttttcaaaaatatttatgcaTTGATAAAGAAGATCAATATGACTGCATTGCTTAAATTTAGAACTGGAGTGTTAtctgaaaaagaaataataaactCAAATGACGTGATAAAAATCATTTGTAAAACTGAAGTGCTTTAGTACATTTTCAAGATTGtccaaaacaatttaaaagttaAATACGACACACTTAGACATTAGCACTCATCATTCAAACCTCAACGAGTGTGACAATAGAAAAataattcagctgcataatttattcatgccgCAATGTATGCTGGGAGccatgaatgtgttttgtatgcTGGCATGAAACATCAACTTTCAGCTTCTAAAATGCAACAGTGGTGTTACAAATGATCTTTATCACATTGGTTGAGATTTGTACTTTGCAGTAATGCTCCAACCCAAGTcagaaattacaaaaaaactaaacaaaaaaaaaaacaaaacacagtttTTAAACCACTTTAATGCAGTAATTTGTCTGTTACTAAAACAGACATGTTGATCTGCTTTATCAATGCAGAAACGTTCTCCAAAAATTCCTGCGATTGATGAAAAAGAAGCAACTCAACAAAAGTCAAGAGCACAACtgaagcaaacactgatctccatTATGGTGATcgcaacatctaaacctctattaattctcaataagatcttctgtagacgtgtgacagaaataaagtcagtctggttagtaataagtgaagctggtaatgctgtttgtggagttgttgaatcagatcttcagagatttaatgtcttttatctttagttcatctaaggctgtggctgaagaaaggttGTAGTTTGTGATCTTGTAAGATTATTTTAATATCTGTTTATTGTCCTGAATCGTGCCTGCCTCATTTTTAGTTTGTCTTTTTCACTCATTGAATGCATAGGTCTATGGGAAAAGAGTCATGAACATGAAGCCAATCCTTTCACAAAACCTTCTCCCAATCTTACTTCTGTACATGGCTTTTACACATGTTCAAGGGGTGGTGTCGCAACTGTCCAATGAGAATATACCTTCATGATATAGGAATGTGGTACATACAGAAAAACAAGTCCAAACACGGTCAACTTGGGGCTCCAGGAAGGCCTTATCTATTATTCAATACAAAAAGCAGGGACCCTTTCTTGGCTGCTTtccaagaaacacacacacatatacatagtGTACATTTGTGTGATGAAACAATAACAACTCTTCTCCATTCACCGTTGCAGCCTTAAAGACCAGGAGAGAGAAAACAGGGAGAACAGAGAAAGAAAAGTCTGATTAGATTTATCTTAcagttcttatttctctttctttcagtgtttgttcacagcaggtgtttgaatgattgaaagaatgtttcaggaacatcataataacctttaaataacattctactaacattaaggaaactagacaatttcatgttcttggaatgttacaaatcaacgttcctacaatgttgaattttagatcaaaattaagttgagagaacgtttgaggaacatcataccttataaaaacattcctgtaacgtcaagaaaactggacattttttatgttcccagaaccaacactgaatatttgaaCCACAGATGAGAATAAAGAGAGGTAAAAATCATAAACAAAGACTGCAACATGAAAGACTTTAGGTTTATGTTTACACAGCGTGACCTTGTCTTGTTGATCTTTATTTGTTTTGCCAAAAGCATATGATCAATGACCTCCGAAGCTTCTTTCGTCCCAGCAAAAGCATGACTATTTCAGACTATTTCTGATTCAAAAGCAAATCCCAGCACCTTTTAACTTACATTATAgtacattataatgcattataatgtactatattatacattatacattataatgcattataatgtgtttcaatattgtaatttatatagcctataaagCCCAAACAAACTTTGCTTATGAAATAACAGTCAACGGACTGGTTAGAGCTTAAATAGACAGATCGCAGATTATGCATCTATGTTTAATTTTCTTTACTCATAGTGTCAGTTCACCAACACAAATTCATCACTTTGTCAATGACCattatttatgtacaataaAATCAAATTTATAACCAGGTTGAAAGAAAAACACAGCAGTTTGGTAGGTGCTATTCGTCTTTATGACCACTAGATGGCCACAACGTACACCGTGttgaaaagtgaaagtgaaagtgacatgtgaaggccaagtatggtaaatcacacacacacacacacacacacacacacacacacacacacacacacacacccagggCAGTGGGCAACCGTTTTGCTGTGGCACCCTGGGAGCTATTAGGGGTTCGGTTCAGTCTTTATTCATGGCTGATACTCAATGTCTCATTTAATGAGATGTCAGAATTATTtggtttgctttattttatgaTATTTCCTATAAGTTTGATAAactttgcagaaaaaaaaaaacaaataaaaatgttcacagTAACAGCAGCCCTGTTATTTTCACAATCAAAATAGAATCAAACCCACAAAAACTGGTTGGACCCAAAAGTGTAGCATAGTGACAACTAGACAACAATGCTGGACAATATTGTGGTGTCAGTGAAGAGAAGGAGGTTGTGGAAGAGGACGTTTTGATGAACCAGACTTGTGTAAGACATGCCTGTTTTCCATGTCCCATCACTGATATTCCTGGTGTCCTTGATCAGGTCAATGCTCACCTCAGTTTACTGATCTACACTTATCTGTAAAATATCACAGATTGATAGAAATGTCTATGAGCTAATGTTAtgaagtacagtagtcaacatttgaagaggatcaaaaaagttaatcaaagttgtcctaagaactaagttgtccaaagaagaaggttttaggacagcTTTGATGAAacttttgatccacttcaaatgttgactatagtgtataaaaacaaaacaaataaacaagtaGCAAGTAATAAACAAGTAAAACAAGTTTCATCACACAACTATTTTTAATGTACACTATGTATATGTGTGGAGCCCCAAGATGACCATGTTTGGACTTTTTTCGGTATGTACCACATTCCTATATCATGAAGGTATAGTCTCATTGAAGTAAATGGGTATTGTTTCCTTAAAACTAGTGTTGTTGAGATGCAAGACAATCAATCAGACAAGTTTATGGGTAGTAGAGAAGTTTTATTGAAGATTACAGATAGGTAGAAAAAACATCTGCATCTTTCTTCCCTCATCTGTTCTCGCTCATTCACTACTTTCATTAAAATGCTCAAAAAGTGTTAACAGAGTGATTAAAGGTTCATTAGACTAGCTGAATTGTGCACATAAGAACGATTACACACAGAGACATGCATGAAGAAGTGCAgaaaattaacttaaaaaaaatatttttaacattaaagctCCATGAGGCTCTTTTCAGCCTGTCTTCTTTGTATCAGGTATGCCTTCTTCATAATGTACAGGCCAGCCTTCTGCACACCCCAACACAATGTAACGAGTGGACTTCTTCCCTTTACCATATTCACATCTTGGGGGTCTCTGCCCACTTTGTAAATTGCATGTGATCACCGGAAAAGGCTGGTTGCTCTTAAACAGGTCCCCTCCCTGTGGAGTTCCTCCTGTGCCACAAACTGCTCTGATATCATTTGAATTCGCTTGTATGAAGGTGTTGACAGGTTTGCAGCCATCATCATTTCCAGTGATATCTCTCTGTCTGATTTCACTGGTACACTTCTGCTCAGTCATATCAGGACCGAAATGCTGATTGAGGAATTTTATATAGCGGGGCTTTATATTGTCTGGTTGTCCATGAGTGAAGGATGAAACACTCAAGATCAGCAGCAGAATCACAGCAGACTGATGAATCTCCATGACCTGTGAACAATACATACATTAAAACACCTTTACTGACATTTGACTGACTAAAGCAgtttagatgtgattaattaaGAAAATACTGAAGAGAccctttctttatttttacttgCACATAGCTTAGTTACTTTAAATGAACAAAGCTGTGCATGTTTTTGTACAAAGACCGTTCCAGTCCctttgtttttctgtatttgtgtTAAAGTGCTTTTGTCTGTACTTTATACTTGCTGATTAAAGTTCTAAAGttcctaaagggttagttcacccaaaaatgaaaattctgtcattaatcaccaacccccaggaaaaaaaaaaaaaaaaacctcaaagcatgttgcttttttataCTTATTACTCAATGCATTGAAGATTATTGACAGACCACCTTTGTACAAATTTTTCCacttaccaaaaaaaaaaaaaaaaaaaaaaaaaaatacatatatatatatatatatatatataaaatgagcTTGTGTGAACTGATACTCACAGGTTGCAGTCTGTAGTCAGGAGAATTAATTTTCAAGTAGAGTATCTGCAGATCTCAAATCTTTCAGTCATCAGTTGCAAACAGACGTCTCAAACTCCGTGATGTGTGGCAGCAGCGGCGAGATCTCGGGAGAATGATGAAGCAGACACAGAGACCATAACATTCTCAAGATTATTAAGGAAGAAGGGTTATATTTATACACAAGATCAAGCAGAATCATCCACGATGTCCAGACCATCCAATCATAGTACTCAGAGGTCAAACCTTACCATATATAGTAtattaagaaatataataacGAGTAGTTAAATGTTCAAATGTATGTGCTTGTCTTGAGTTCCCATTTGCTTGTGAGTGTATAAGTGTGTCCAAGGCCTGGTCCACGATGTGCACATAACAAAACGAAAAGAATTTACACAAGCGCAGTCTTACACAAGAACCGTCAGAAGTGGAATCTATAAGAAAATATTAACACTTGGTTTTAAAATGTCCAGGTccactcaggctttgatcctcaGACTATAAATTATTAAGCACTTGCACATCAAAATGTGACGTTTGCAGAGAGCAGCCAATAGTGTGACACGTGAAGAGTTGCAGAGTGATACTTCTCTGCTGAAGATTAAGAGATAATAACCAAAtggtaaaaataatttaaacacaTTTGAAAGCTTTAGAGAACTGCTGGAAGAAAATTCAAAGTGAATTAATATTGACCCATAACAAGGGtaaatgagaacaaatttgaTTATATCTTAATTGTATCATTAAATCATTGTATCATTAAATTTGTTATGCctggattttttaaatatattatgacGTGGTCAGTGATGTATTTCATACATGGTATAAACCTATATCTTAATATATCATGaggatgtatatatatatatatgtgctaATAATATATTGCCTTATATGAAACATATATGACATATATGAAACACATAGGTAAAGGCCGCAGCCTCTAGCATTAGTCGCTAGAGTGCCTCTTGAGAtcggggagtgaggtttacatgcacagctcttactggcctacGTCTATTAAACCTCACTTccatccgggtcatggcaccaaatgTGGTTATTCCAACTTGACCCTTACCTAGGTTTACCTGGTCTATTATCCAGTTTTCCAAGcctgttaattcatgttaatcacctgtttgccacctgatgtcacctgatggagtttgggttccttgccgctgtcatcctttggcttgcttagttggggacacttgacatttgatattcaacagtgttttgatctgcctgcattgacaccattgtatgcgaactgagctggatgatgacattactgtttactccagtgctgatatagataaattaactaaattaataactattgattcttaCATCGGAATGAAACAacactgaatttacttaagatggatactgacaccattttctttaagagctgctgtgcagccaaatttgTATACCAggtatcactgtaaagctgctttgacacaatctgcattgtaaaaagcactatataaataaacgtgacttgacttgaatacATCAGCAACTCCACAGTTActgcctttaaataaagcaacaagcagcataacatcagtgtttctcagCTCATCACTGActtatttaatgtcttttatcttcagttgatttcatctaaggctgtgactgaatttaattgtagttcttgtgtttctcttttcttcagtgtttctgcttgttatcatcaggtatcttcaataatgctcaatcatcactcaatcactTAATTACCTAATTAACTTTAATCACTGCTCCAGTGTTACTtataaaggcaggaacacatcaagctgacggtcggccgtcgggcagttttctCGGTGTGTTCCACAcggtcggctgaagttggtcctcgttggctttttttcggctgattcgacatgttgaatcgccgTCAGAGCttgtcggtccgtcgggccatctgatcattctgattggctgtttagctactgccacctgctggttcagaaaggcatttcatcttacgcaggcgcagaatggacgtgctacttggccgtcggctgtggagcgtcggtttggtgtgtcagggcaactttggacctagacgctgccgacgtgagccaaccccgcagtctgctttcgtcgcttactagttcgtcggcgttggcttggtgtg
This genomic stretch from Megalobrama amblycephala isolate DHTTF-2021 linkage group LG2, ASM1881202v1, whole genome shotgun sequence harbors:
- the LOC125263295 gene encoding ribonuclease-like 3 → MEIHQSAVILLLILSVSSFTHGQPDNIKPRYIKFLNQHFGPDMTEQKCTSEIRQRDITGNDDGCKPVNTFIQANSNDIRAVCGTGGTPQGGDLFKSNQPFPVITCNLQSGQRPPRCEYGKGKKSTRYIVLGCAEGWPVHYEEGIPDTKKTG
- the LOC125263294 gene encoding ribonuclease-like 3; translation: MEIHQSAVILLLILSVSSFTHGQPPAHIKPRYEKFLKQHYNPDMTVQKCDTVIRGNRDFIHSETENGCKKINTFIKANSNDIKAVCGKAGKPYRNMVASTKPFSVVTCKLHSGDTHPNCKYRGVQDTRYIVLACEHGWPVHYDEGIYKPNGS